Proteins found in one Candidatus Binataceae bacterium genomic segment:
- a CDS encoding PTS sugar transporter subunit IIA, whose amino-acid sequence MRSCIRCIVIPSMWCDLSWCWGRSAAGVDFDALDGKLTHLFFVLGLKFHELHLPWLAKLSQMFSRAEATQALLGAPDAAAIFEVLRGVERNLFPVLAKGSIAL is encoded by the coding sequence TTGCGTTCCTGCATACGATGTATCGTCATCCCGAGCATGTGGTGCGACCTTTCATGGTGTTGGGGAAGGTCCGCAGCCGGAGTCGACTTCGATGCTCTCGACGGCAAGCTTACGCATCTCTTTTTTGTGCTTGGTCTGAAGTTCCACGAGTTGCACCTGCCCTGGCTCGCGAAGCTCTCCCAGATGTTCTCGCGAGCCGAAGCAACGCAAGCGCTGCTCGGCGCGCCCGATGCCGCCGCCATCTTCGAAGTTCTGCGCGGAGTCGAGAGAAACTTGTTTCCTGTCCTCGCTAAGGGGTCGATCGCATTATGA